One segment of Asterias rubens chromosome 2, eAstRub1.3, whole genome shotgun sequence DNA contains the following:
- the LOC117307226 gene encoding uncharacterized protein LOC117307226, with protein MATNVDLVADFQSAKRKVEKYHTTMKRIPTDGVLLGEILNVPVYESESNENVLNLVESLSKLAQPRSFCCGGWIELNTFDKRANLKMLEDKTVQYGWPICDLPVDKLLKHCTPAQYGDLARQATVYDPNVRLAHECPGSKFEFMHIPKDSGYVNIQRWTSSRVPMFLEVIRKRILETLVVTGKDITLQRYKLNVYGKGGFFSAHVDTPVDAALMIGTVVVCLPSKHTGGVLKVQHKGIKEEFKFAHLSGDAEKIQWAAFYSDCTHEILPVEDGHRVTITFNIIQKRPVSIGFSGCKSENCFAGPVVQEDKAEILDSIISDAAKIATDVAQDEGVEMSKLGIFLRHKYTMSALAEAILKGCDQTLYDGLTSKGIICRLQTVLVHEIEVNLETDDVEESKEEREQYDVFSFSQEDMAFVNKQGPKPEHALWGKMKFIREWSKEKIMINEEDRGRENYGNYTEPGETERLYLQSVVIMDIPAKKPPKDKAKECTGCADDDKPATSNKSTK; from the coding sequence ATGGCAACAAATGTTGACTTGGTGGCAGACTTCCAGTCGGCCAAGAGGAAGGTTGAAAAATACCACACCACCATGAAGAGGATTCCAACTGACGGAGTCCTACTCGGGGAAATCTTAAATGTCCCTGTGTACGAGTCGGAGAGCAACGAGAATGTTCTGAACCTCGTTGAAAGTCTTTCCAAGCTGGCACAGCCAAGATCTTTCTGCTGTGGTGGATGGATTGAGCTGAACACTTTCGACAAGAGGGCCAACTTGAAGATGCTGGAAGATAAGACGGTGCAGTACGGTTGGCCCATCTGCGACCTCCCAGTGGACAAACTCTTGAAGCATTGTACCCCTGCCCAGTATGGGGACTTGGCCCGCCAGGCAACCGTTTATGATCCAAATGTGCGTTTGGCACATGAGTGCCCAGGGAGCAAGTTTGAGTTCATGCATATCcctaaagacagtggatacgTAAATATCCAAAGATGGACCAGTTCAAGAGTTCCAATGTTTCTTGAAGTAATCCGTAAGAGGATATTGGAGACGCTTGTTGTGACTGGCAAAGACATAACACTGCAACGCTACAAGCTGAATGTGTACGGCAAAGGTGGATTCTTCAGTGCCCATGTTGACACACCAGTTGATGCGGCTCTCATGATTGGAACAGTCGTTGTCTGCCTGCCCAGCAAGCACACTGGAGGAGTACTGAAGGTACAGCATAAAGGGATCAAAGAAGAGTTTAAGTTTGCTCATTTGTCTGGTGATGCTGAGAAGATTCAGTGGGCGGCATTCTACTCGGACTGCACCCATGAGATTCTGCCAGTTGAAGATGGCCATCGAGTCACAATAACTTTTAACATCATTCAGAAGAGACCAGTATCAATTGGTTTCTCAGGCTGCAAAAGCGAGAATTGCTTTGCCGGTCCTGTCGTCCAAGAAGACAAAGCTGAGATATTGGACAGCATCATTAGCGATGCTGCTAAGATTGCCACAGATGTTGCTCAAGATGAAGGCGTAGAGATGTCTAAACTTGGCATCTTCTTGAGACACAAGTACACCATGTCTGCTCTCGCGGAAGCAATTCTCAAGGGTTGTGACCAGACCCTCTACGATGGCCTGACATCAAAAGGCATCATCTGTCGCCTTCAGACGGTTCTTGTCCACGAAATTGAGGTGAATCTTGAGACTGACGATGTAGAGGAAAGCAAAGAAGAACGGGAGCAGTATGACGTCTTCTCCTTCAGCCAAGAGGACATGGCATTTGTGAACAAGCAGGGCCCCAAGCCGGAGCATGCCCTTTGGGGGAAGATGAAGTTTATTCGAGAGTGGAGTAAAGAGAAGATCATGATCAATGAGGAGGACAGAGGAAGGGAAAACTACGGCAACTACACCGAGCCAGGTGAAACTGAGCGCCTGTACCTGCAGTCTGTTGTCATCATGGACATCCCAGCGAAGAAACCCCCCAAAGATAAAGCGAAAGAATGTACTGGCTGTGCTGATGATGATAAGCCTGCCACTTCAAACAAGAGTACAAAGTAA
- the LOC117307227 gene encoding uncharacterized protein LOC117307227, whose product MNVYGKGGFFSAHVDTPVDAALMIGTVVVCLPSKHTGGVLKVQHKGIKEEFKFADLSGDGGKIQWAAFYSDCVHEILPVQEGHRITVTYNILQELSFDYSYPGTCKSDSFSEGQVVTATKPVILDKIVADISKLSTDKQVFLSGDGSLERFGIFLRHKYTMSALALGHLKGCDQVLYTGLISRGLTCQLQTVLVNDQGPEPPHASWKQMRFIKEWSKETVLIERSNKQGRNCGNITEPGQTDRLYLQSVIIIKLPMSAPKTKNTKSSADKTDFLAQGQVLVLTPVLFLKF is encoded by the coding sequence ATGAATGTGTACGGCAAAGGTGGATTCTTCAGTGCCCATGTTGACACACCAGTTGATGCGGCTCTCATGATTGGAACAGTCGTTGTCTGCCTGCCCAGCAAGCACACTGGAGGAGTACTGAAGGTACAGCATAAAGGGATAAAAGAAGAGTTCAAATTTGCTGACTTGTCTGGAGATGGTGGGAAAATTCAGTGGGCAGCATTCTATTCTGACTGTGTCCATGAGATCCTCCCAGTTCAAGAGGGCCATCGGATCACAGTCACCTACAACATCCTTCAGGAGCTTTCGTTTGATTACTCCTATCCAGGAACATGCAAAAGTGACAGCTTTAGTGAAGGGCAGGTGGTAACAGCGACTAAACCTGTGATTCTGGACAAGATCGTAGCCGACATCTCCAAACTCTCCACTGATAAACAAGTGTTCCTATCTGGTGATGGAAGCTTAGAGCGGTTTGGCATCTTCTTGCGGCACAAGTACACAATGTCAGCCCTGGCACTGGGTCACCTCAAGGGCTGTGATCAGGTCCTCTATACTGGCTTAATTTCCAGAGGCCTGACGTGCCAACTTCAGACAGTACTTGTCAACGACCAAGGCCCCGAGCCTCCTCATGCGTCCTGGAAGCAGATGCGCTTCATTAAAGAGTGGAGCAAGGAAACCGTATTGATTGAAAGGAGCAACAAGCAGGGCCGAAACTGCGGCAACATCACCGAGCCTGGACAGACAGACCGCCTGTACCTGCAGTCTGTCATCATAATCAAACTTCCAATGAGtgccccaaaaacaaaaaacacaaaaagtagtgCTGATAAAACTGACTTTCTAGCTCAAGGACAAGTGTTAGTGTTGacccctgttttgtttttaaagttctaA